A portion of the Bufo gargarizans isolate SCDJY-AF-19 chromosome 7, ASM1485885v1, whole genome shotgun sequence genome contains these proteins:
- the LOC122944225 gene encoding extracellular calcium-sensing receptor-like, which yields MDKYQYVLAMLFAINQINANSLLMPNVTLGYEVYDSCYSDLAAVDGVMCYLSGNQSKVPNYICRSAPPTLSAVVGDSPSSGSVAIAQILGLTHFPQISYASALPSLADKIQFPSFLRTVGTVDSQPAAVVHMIKHFNWSWVGILSSNNDYGDQGSQKLKLEMAKNRICVAFAKTLSTPPSKESLNSIISYIHKTKPNVIVLYAYATELIAFLQAVTTSGISGIVWIGVGSWVPSAVFTQRDLWATLNGTIGLAKYSSNIPGFQNFLYSIHPAKYPNDIFIREFWEQVFSCKWSENIRGNVSSVTLCTGNEDLTKVDSSVYNTANFRLSVSVYNAVYAVAHAIHDMLTCQGGTGPFRNGSCAEFKDFLPWQLFHYIKRVNFLNSGGERVAFDEKGELKGLYDILNWQVYQDLKGELVNVGIFDDWGPNGEKMVLKQKGIIWGEKYKEVPPSVCCDSCPPGFRKVPREGQPFCCYDCHPCSDGEISNQTDTTDCMRCPEDQWPNEDRVKCIPKIIEFLSYEEPLGIALSTITSACSLLTISVLCIFIQFRDTPLVKANNRSLSYLLLVALLLCFICSFLFIGRPSIITCLIRQAVFGTIFSLCVSCIFAKTITVVIAFSATKPNSSLRKWVGSSVPNSMILTGSSIQSVICVSWVLMYPSSPQLNMKATKGVITVECGDSSIAYFYIMLGFLWFLAFLTLLIAFLARNLPDGFNETKFITFSMLVFTSVWISFIPAYVSTKGKYTVAVEIFAILSSSLGLICCIFAPKCHIIILRPHMNTKEYLISKSQIVRKT from the exons ATGGACAAATACCAATACGTTCTTGCAATGTTATTCGCCATTAATCAAATCAACGCCAATTCACTGCTGATGCCGAATGTGACATTGGGCTACGAGGTTTATGACTCCTGTTATTCAGACTTGGCCGCGGTGGACGGAGTCATGTGTTACTTGTCAGGAAATCAATCCAAGGTGCCAAATTACATCTGTCGCTCAGCGCCGCCAACATTATCTGCAGTGGTTGGAGATTCGCCATCGTCTGGGTCGGTTGCCATTGCTCAAATTCTGGGACTGACGCATTTCCCACAG ATCAGCTACGCCTCAGCTCTTCCCTCCTTGGCCGATAAGATCCAGTTCCCTTCTTTTCTACGAACAGTCGGCACTGTGGACTCTCAGCCCGCCGCTGTGGTCCACATGATCAAGCACTTTAACTGGTCTTGGGTTGGCATCTTGTCTTCTAATAATGACTATGGAGACCAAGGAAGCCAGAAGCTAAAGCTGGAGATGGCAAAGAACAGGATTTGTGTGGCTTTTGCCAAAACCCTCTCCACTCCACCCAGCAAAGAAAGTCTCAACAGCATCATCAGCTACATACACAAAACCAAACCcaacgtcatagtcctgtacGCATACGCCACCGAGCTGATCGCCTTCCTGCAGGCTGTCACCACCAGTGGGATCTCTGGAATAGTCTGGATCGGTGTGGGAAGCTGGGTGCCCTCTGCTGTCTTTACCCAAAGAGATCTATGGGCCACTCTCAATGGGACCATTGGTCTGGCCAAATACAGTTCGAATATCCCAGGCTTTCAGAACTTCCTTTACAGTATACACCCAGCAAAGTACCCCAATGATATATTTATACGGGAGTTTTGGGAACAGGTGTTTTCCTGTAAGTGGAGCGAGAATATTAGGGGCAACGTATCTAGTGTCACATTGTGCACCGGCAACGAAGACCTGACCAAAGTGGACAGTTCCGTGTACAATACCGCAAACTTCAGGTTATCCGTGTCCGTGTACAATGCTGTATATGCCGTGGCACATGCTATACATGACATGCTGACCTGTCAGGGTGGGACAGGGCCCTTCAGAAATGGGAGTTGTGCAGAATTTAAGGATTTCCTACCATGGCAG CTTTTCCATTACATTAAACGCGTGAACTTCCTGAATTCGGGAGGGGAAAGAGTCGCCTTTGATGAAAAGGGAGAACTGAAAGGACTGTATGACATTCTGAACTGGCAGGTTTATCAAGATCTGAAGGGAGAACTGGTCAATGTGGGAATCTTCGATGACTGGGGCCCCAATGGTGAAAAGATGGTCCTGAAACAAAAGGGCATAATATGGGGAGAGAAGTACAAAGAG GTCCCCCCGTCTGTGTGCTGCGACAGTTGCCCCCCAGGATTCAGAAAGGTTCCCCGGGAAGGGCAGCCCTTCTGCTGCTATGATTGTCATCCCTGTTCAGACGGAGAAATATCCAACCAGACCG ACACCACCGACTGCATGAGGTGCCCAGAAGATCAATGGCCCAATGAGGACCGAGTCAAATGCATCCCAAAGATCATAGAGTTTCTGTCATATGAAGAACCCCTGGGCATAGCACTGTCCACCATCACCAGCGCCTGCTCCCTCCTCACCATCTCAGTTCTCTGTATCTTCATCCAGTTTCGGGATACTCCACTAGTGAAGGCCAACAACAGGAGCCTTAGCTATCTTCTGCTGGTGGCCCTGCTCCTATGCTTCATCTGCTCCTTCTTATTCATCGGCCGCCCTTCCATCATCACCTGCCTCATCCGACAGGCCGTGTTCGGGACTATATTTTCCCTTTGTGTGTCTTGTATCTTTGCTAAAACTATTACTGTTGTCATTGCCTTTAGTGCCACCAAACCAAACAGCTCCCTCAGGAAATGGGTTGGGTCCTCAGTTCCCAACTCTATGATCCTCACCGGCTCCAGCATCCAAAGTGTGATCTGTGTATCATGGGTCCTTATGTACCCGTCATCGCCACAACTCAACATGAAGGCAACCAAGGGAGTCATAACTGTTGAGTGTGGAGACAGTTCCATTGCCTACTTCtacatcatgttgggattcctgTGGTTTTTGGCTTTTTTGACCCTGCTCATTGCATTTCTGGCTCGGAACCTCCCTGATGGATTCAATGAGACCAAGTTCATTACATTCAGCATGTTGGTCTTCACCAGCGTCTGGATCTCCTTCATCCCAGCCTATGTCAGCACCAAGGGAAAATACACAGTGGCAGTGGAAATTTTCGCCATCCTCTCATCCAGCCTTGGATTGATTTGCTGCATTTTTGCCCCAAAATGTCATATTATTATTCTAAGACCTCACATGAACACAAAAGAGTATTTAATATCAAAGAGTCAGATCGTGAGGAAAACATAA